The following coding sequences lie in one Nocardioides sambongensis genomic window:
- a CDS encoding FAD-dependent oxidoreductase, whose product MPYVVTQSCCADASCVVACPVNCIHPAPGEPGFAEAEMVYVDAAACVGCGACATACPVGAIKPDTALRPGEEAFVGLNAEYYQVFPHADRHPVAVVPPQRRTRAAGPYRVAVVGAGPAGLYTADELLKHPEVEGVDVYDRLRTPYGLVRHGVAPDHTATKQVAWLFAAIEAQPRFRYFLGVDVGTDISLDELRARYHAVVYAVGASADRRLDIPGEDLPGSLAATDVVGWYNGHPDKVGLDVRLGGPRVVVVGNGNVALDVARVLTADPDRLAATDLAPGALEALRAGSVREVVVLGRRGPAQAAFTVPELIGLTGLAESGEVDVVVEAEPSDLTGPDTRSRLLAALAARPAADAGADRRRIVLRFGLSPVEVLGADRVEGVRVVRNRLEEVGGGNVAAVATGESEEIEAGMVIRSIGHRGLPVAGLPFDETSGTVPHRAGRVEPGVYVTGWIKRGPTGFIGTNKSCAAETVASLLDDLDRADGSTAASGPQGDLASIASFVRDRCPDVTGLAEWQRLDAAERERGAAEGRPRHKITDPHEQRTTSAPSPGPRPRRVVDVVRRRRALENSGAR is encoded by the coding sequence ATGCCGTACGTCGTCACCCAGTCCTGCTGCGCCGACGCCTCGTGCGTCGTCGCGTGCCCGGTCAACTGCATCCACCCCGCGCCCGGGGAGCCGGGATTCGCCGAGGCCGAGATGGTCTACGTCGACGCCGCCGCCTGCGTCGGCTGCGGCGCCTGCGCCACGGCCTGCCCGGTGGGGGCGATCAAGCCGGACACCGCGCTGCGCCCGGGCGAGGAGGCGTTCGTCGGCCTGAACGCGGAGTACTACCAGGTCTTCCCGCACGCCGACCGGCACCCGGTCGCGGTGGTGCCGCCGCAGCGACGTACCCGGGCAGCGGGGCCGTACCGGGTCGCGGTGGTCGGGGCGGGGCCGGCCGGGCTCTACACCGCGGACGAGCTGCTCAAGCACCCCGAGGTCGAGGGCGTGGACGTCTACGACCGGCTGCGGACGCCGTACGGCCTGGTGCGTCACGGCGTGGCCCCGGACCACACCGCGACCAAGCAGGTGGCCTGGCTCTTCGCCGCGATCGAGGCGCAGCCGCGGTTCCGCTACTTCCTCGGCGTCGACGTCGGCACCGACATCTCCCTGGACGAGCTGCGCGCGCGCTACCACGCGGTGGTGTACGCCGTCGGCGCCTCCGCCGACCGCAGGCTGGACATCCCCGGGGAGGACCTGCCCGGCTCGCTCGCCGCGACCGACGTGGTCGGCTGGTACAACGGCCACCCGGACAAGGTCGGCCTGGACGTGCGGCTCGGTGGCCCGCGGGTGGTCGTGGTCGGCAACGGCAACGTCGCGCTCGACGTCGCTCGGGTGCTCACCGCCGACCCGGACCGGCTCGCCGCCACCGACCTCGCGCCGGGCGCCCTCGAGGCGCTGCGGGCCGGCTCCGTGCGGGAGGTCGTCGTCCTCGGCCGCCGCGGACCCGCCCAGGCCGCGTTCACGGTGCCCGAGCTGATCGGGCTCACCGGGCTGGCGGAGTCGGGCGAGGTCGACGTGGTGGTGGAGGCCGAGCCGAGCGACCTGACCGGCCCCGACACCCGCAGCCGGCTGCTCGCCGCACTCGCCGCTCGGCCGGCCGCCGACGCCGGTGCCGACCGCCGCAGGATCGTGCTGCGGTTCGGGCTCTCCCCCGTCGAGGTGCTCGGGGCGGACCGGGTGGAGGGGGTCCGCGTGGTCCGCAACCGCCTCGAGGAGGTGGGCGGGGGTAACGTTGCCGCCGTGGCGACCGGGGAGTCCGAGGAGATCGAGGCGGGCATGGTGATCCGCTCCATCGGTCACCGCGGCCTGCCCGTGGCCGGCCTCCCCTTCGACGAGACGTCCGGCACCGTCCCGCACCGGGCCGGCCGGGTCGAGCCCGGGGTCTACGTGACCGGGTGGATCAAGCGGGGCCCGACCGGGTTCATCGGCACCAACAAGTCCTGCGCCGCCGAGACGGTGGCGAGCCTGCTCGACGACCTCGACCGCGCCGACGGCTCCACCGCAGCGTCCGGCCCCCAGGGGGACCTGGCCTCGATCGCCTCCTTCGTCCGTGACCGGTGCCCCGACGTGACGGGGCTCGCCGAGTGGCAGCGTCTCGACGCCGCCGAACGCGAGCGCGGCGCCGCGGAGGGCCGGCCGCGCCACAAGATCACCGACCCGCACGAGCAGCGGACGACCTCCGCCCCCTCGCCGGGTCCCCGACCGCGCCGGGTCGTCGACGTCGTACGACGCCGCCGGGCGCTGGAGAACAGCGGAGCACGATGA
- a CDS encoding GH25 family lysozyme, giving the protein MSRPRLRPAARTVAVAVALGAVLLAAGSLTGCTAEDAGSTPARTSTPSPTSTPSPTDAPTTAPTTRAPRHRPPWRGIDASHHQGQIDWTAVAGARLRFAYLKASEGSTFTDPEFAANRAAASAAGLRVGGYHYFSLCTPGAAQAAHFLAVLADAPSRPQPLPPAIDLELAGSCAAPPAADALLGEVRAFLRAVQRGTGQEPVVYLYPDFEDAYGFADDLADHRQWVRSLDGPPSREWWMWQRSATATVPGIDGPADLNVMRRPAR; this is encoded by the coding sequence GTGTCTCGCCCGCGCCTCCGACCCGCCGCCCGGACCGTCGCCGTGGCGGTCGCGCTCGGCGCGGTGTTGCTCGCGGCCGGGTCGCTGACCGGCTGCACCGCGGAGGACGCCGGGTCCACCCCGGCGCGGACCTCCACTCCGTCACCGACCAGCACGCCGTCCCCGACCGACGCCCCGACCACCGCACCCACCACCCGGGCGCCGCGCCACCGGCCGCCCTGGCGCGGCATCGACGCCTCGCACCACCAGGGCCAGATCGACTGGACCGCGGTCGCGGGCGCCCGGCTCCGGTTCGCCTACCTGAAGGCGAGCGAGGGCAGCACCTTCACCGACCCCGAGTTCGCCGCCAACCGCGCCGCGGCGAGCGCGGCCGGCCTCCGCGTCGGCGGCTACCACTACTTCTCCCTCTGTACGCCGGGCGCCGCCCAGGCCGCCCATTTCCTCGCGGTGCTCGCGGATGCTCCCTCGCGACCGCAGCCCCTGCCCCCGGCCATCGACCTGGAGTTGGCGGGCAGCTGCGCGGCACCGCCGGCGGCGGATGCCCTGCTGGGGGAGGTGCGCGCGTTCCTGCGGGCCGTGCAGCGGGGCACCGGCCAGGAGCCCGTCGTCTACCTCTATCCCGATTTCGAGGATGCCTACGGCTTCGCCGACGACCTGGCCGACCACCGCCAGTGGGTGCGCAGCCTGGACGGACCGCCGAGCCGGGAATGGTGGATGTGGCAGCGGTCGGCCACCGCCACGGTCCCGGGGATCGACGGCCCTGCGGATCTCAACGTGATGAGGCGGCCGGCCCGCTGA
- a CDS encoding TetR/AcrR family transcriptional regulator, with the protein MSEPRPDGRRLRWEQHKRERRLHIIDAAIAVLEQHPPGEAVHVQEIADRAGIHRTVLYRHFEDRTDLDVAVQREICRRAGGDLFAVMRLEGTPSEVTHRIVDTYVRWTVAHPSLIRFIERDFGVGPTTPMEEAIQEIAERIEMLINSFVAVLGIELPEADRDVLDPFVFGLVGGGFQSAKRWAARGGERPALEDFIDLLSRNIWRQIVGIAADRGIDLPDVPVDQLMEMLTPSDKT; encoded by the coding sequence ATGAGCGAACCCCGCCCCGACGGCCGACGCCTGCGCTGGGAGCAGCACAAGCGCGAGCGGCGTCTGCACATCATCGACGCGGCGATCGCGGTGCTCGAGCAGCACCCGCCCGGTGAGGCGGTGCACGTCCAGGAGATCGCCGACCGCGCGGGCATCCACCGCACGGTGCTCTACCGGCACTTCGAGGACCGCACCGATCTCGACGTCGCGGTGCAGCGGGAGATCTGCCGCCGCGCCGGGGGCGACCTGTTCGCGGTGATGCGCCTGGAGGGCACGCCGAGCGAGGTCACCCACCGGATCGTGGACACCTACGTCCGCTGGACGGTCGCCCACCCGTCCCTGATCCGGTTCATCGAGCGCGACTTCGGCGTCGGCCCCACCACGCCGATGGAGGAGGCGATCCAGGAGATCGCCGAGCGGATCGAGATGCTGATCAACTCGTTCGTCGCGGTCCTGGGCATCGAGCTGCCCGAGGCCGACCGCGACGTCTTGGACCCGTTCGTCTTCGGGCTGGTCGGCGGCGGGTTCCAGTCCGCCAAGCGGTGGGCCGCCCGCGGCGGCGAGCGTCCCGCGCTCGAGGACTTCATCGACCTGCTGTCGCGCAACATCTGGCGCCAGATCGTCGGCATCGCCGCCGATCGGGGCATCGACCTGCCGGACGTCCCGGTGGACCAGCTGATGGAGATGCTGACCCCCTCCGACAAGACCTGA
- a CDS encoding acyl-CoA thioesterase: protein MSTVFDCQIQARVRDVNAGGHVDSVEAIRVLDEARIAFLHHAHLDGEVDGGGLLKDVPSRVSALVASQRLEYRAEMRFVPFQPFRVRIWLTHIGRSSLTLDGELRVTAGGPPAVVAETTVVLFDTSAERTWPITDQARTVFESYLGDPIALRERPTADAR from the coding sequence GTGAGCACGGTTTTCGACTGCCAGATCCAGGCGCGGGTACGCGACGTCAATGCCGGCGGCCACGTCGACAGCGTCGAGGCGATCCGAGTCCTGGACGAGGCACGGATCGCCTTCCTGCACCATGCGCACCTGGACGGAGAGGTCGACGGCGGCGGACTGCTGAAGGACGTGCCGAGCCGGGTCTCGGCACTGGTGGCCTCGCAGCGCCTCGAGTACCGCGCCGAGATGCGGTTCGTGCCGTTCCAGCCGTTCCGGGTCCGGATCTGGCTCACCCACATCGGCCGCAGCTCGCTGACCCTCGACGGCGAGTTGCGGGTCACCGCCGGCGGTCCACCCGCCGTGGTCGCGGAGACGACCGTCGTCCTCTTCGACACCTCCGCCGAACGGACCTGGCCGATCACCGACCAGGCCCGCACGGTCTTCGAGAGCTACCTCGGCGACCCGATCGCCCTGCGGGAACGTCCCACCGCCGACGCCCGCTGA
- a CDS encoding TetR/AcrR family transcriptional regulator: MDRLLDAALTVVADSGIRGLTHRAVDREAELPEGSCSAYLRTRSALQIALAGHVADRLAQDATELSKRLEGHPHDQALAVTETTQLFLRWLNEPRLWIAKQELTMEGLRDPAVGARLAASRDQLTDFVVAALESAGELHDRPRAVTLIAALDGIVTSGLQQPKRRRRAFVEQCVSILLPALTAEPTCGAEG; encoded by the coding sequence ATGGATCGGCTGCTCGACGCCGCACTCACCGTCGTGGCGGACTCCGGGATCCGAGGACTCACCCACCGTGCGGTCGACCGTGAGGCCGAGCTGCCCGAGGGCAGCTGCTCGGCGTACCTGCGCACCCGGAGCGCACTGCAGATCGCGCTCGCCGGCCACGTGGCCGACCGGCTGGCCCAGGACGCGACCGAGCTGTCCAAGCGGCTCGAGGGTCACCCCCACGACCAGGCGCTGGCGGTCACCGAGACCACCCAGCTCTTCCTGCGCTGGCTGAACGAGCCGCGCCTGTGGATCGCCAAGCAGGAGCTGACCATGGAGGGCCTGCGCGACCCCGCGGTCGGCGCCCGGCTCGCTGCGTCGCGCGACCAGCTGACCGACTTCGTGGTCGCCGCGCTGGAGTCCGCCGGCGAGCTCCACGATCGGCCGCGCGCGGTCACCCTGATCGCCGCCCTCGACGGGATCGTCACCAGTGGTCTGCAGCAGCCGAAGCGGCGCCGCCGTGCCTTCGTCGAGCAGTGCGTGAGCATCCTGCTGCCGGCCCTGACCGCTGAACCGACGTGCGGGGCGGAGGGGTGA
- a CDS encoding AurF N-oxygenase family protein → MTALTEPTQVQRESQSYDDTLRTLSEASVHQHFDAFLDIDWDNPDYAIVPHDPRWVLPKADVLGRTAWYQSLPQDEQIRIGLYRQANVTKVGLQFEQILIAGLMNYAFSLPNGNPEFRYSTHEATEECHHTQMFQEFVNRSGQNVKGGSVLFRLLAPILPIAAKFIPFGFFYGVLAGEEPIDHVQKSILRAGDDMHPLLQRIMQIHVAEEARHIGFAHQFLEHNASRLGRVERFVLSLLVPVIMKWLCNEILVPSTRARRDMGIPDEVMKQVYWDSPESQKFLRDLFGDVRMLAESTGLMNPASRRVWRAMRIDGRPSRFRSEPSSAAA, encoded by the coding sequence ATGACCGCACTCACCGAACCGACCCAGGTCCAGCGCGAGAGCCAGAGCTACGACGACACGCTCCGCACGCTCTCCGAGGCGTCGGTGCACCAGCACTTCGACGCGTTCTTGGACATCGACTGGGACAACCCCGACTACGCGATCGTCCCGCACGACCCGCGCTGGGTGCTGCCGAAGGCCGACGTGCTCGGCCGCACCGCCTGGTACCAGTCACTCCCCCAGGACGAGCAGATCAGGATCGGCCTCTACCGCCAGGCGAACGTCACCAAGGTCGGGCTGCAGTTCGAGCAGATCCTCATCGCCGGGCTGATGAACTACGCCTTCAGCCTGCCCAACGGCAACCCCGAGTTCCGCTACTCCACGCACGAGGCGACCGAGGAGTGCCACCACACCCAGATGTTCCAGGAGTTCGTGAACCGCTCCGGCCAGAACGTCAAGGGCGGCAGTGTGCTCTTCCGGCTGCTCGCGCCGATCCTGCCGATCGCGGCGAAGTTCATCCCGTTCGGCTTCTTCTACGGAGTGCTGGCCGGCGAGGAGCCGATCGACCACGTGCAGAAGTCGATCCTGCGGGCCGGCGACGACATGCACCCGCTGCTGCAGCGGATCATGCAGATCCACGTCGCCGAGGAGGCCCGGCACATCGGCTTCGCCCACCAGTTCCTCGAGCACAACGCCAGCCGGCTCGGCCGGGTCGAGCGGTTCGTGCTCTCCCTGCTGGTGCCGGTGATCATGAAGTGGCTCTGCAACGAGATCCTGGTCCCCTCGACGAGGGCCCGGCGCGACATGGGCATCCCGGACGAGGTGATGAAGCAGGTCTACTGGGACTCTCCGGAGTCGCAGAAGTTCCTCCGCGACCTCTTCGGCGACGTGCGGATGCTGGCCGAGTCCACCGGCCTGATGAACCCCGCCTCGCGACGGGTGTGGCGGGCCATGCGGATCGACGGGCGGCCCTCCCGCTTCCGCAGCGAGCCCAGCTCCGCCGCCGCCTGA
- a CDS encoding TMEM165/GDT1 family protein, producing MYAFLLSTAVIFVAELGDKSQLMAMTFAARYRARDVLIGITAATAIVHLASVGIGYAIGDAFADSQHVIEIVAGVAFLGFAAWTLRGDELTEDEAAKARNSTGMAILAVGIAFFLAELGDKTMLATITLATQEGWFGTWIGSTVGMVAADALAIAVGAMLGRKLPEKIIKYGAAALFALFGVLLILGGAGVF from the coding sequence ATGTACGCGTTCCTGCTGAGCACCGCGGTCATCTTCGTGGCCGAGCTCGGGGACAAGAGCCAGCTGATGGCGATGACCTTCGCCGCCCGCTACCGCGCCCGCGACGTGCTGATCGGCATCACCGCCGCCACCGCGATCGTGCACCTCGCCTCGGTCGGCATCGGCTATGCCATCGGCGATGCCTTCGCCGACTCCCAGCACGTCATCGAGATCGTGGCGGGCGTCGCCTTCCTCGGTTTCGCCGCCTGGACGCTGCGGGGAGACGAGCTGACCGAGGACGAGGCGGCCAAGGCCCGCAACAGCACCGGCATGGCGATCCTCGCGGTCGGCATCGCCTTCTTCCTGGCCGAGCTCGGCGACAAGACGATGCTCGCCACCATCACCCTGGCCACCCAGGAGGGCTGGTTCGGCACCTGGATCGGCTCCACCGTCGGCATGGTCGCTGCCGACGCCCTGGCGATCGCGGTCGGCGCGATGCTCGGCCGCAAGCTCCCCGAGAAGATCATCAAGTACGGCGCCGCCGCGCTCTTCGCGCTCTTCGGCGTGCTCCTCATCCTGGGTGGGGCCGGCGTCTTCTGA
- a CDS encoding DUF4956 domain-containing protein yields the protein MLTSPLVLADVVAIALLVFGLFWRRDGRRELVVAFLTVNVGVLAVTAALSDGTVGAGLGLGLFGILSIIRLRSEELTQREVAYYFAALALGLLGGLTITSTLLGIALMTAILAAVAIGDHPRIAGRTVSQEMVLDQAWTDPAEATARVRTLTGIPTATATVVRVDLVNDTTLVVARYRPEDRPAVRDAPAEDTAPALADTSSLYLERSAR from the coding sequence ATGCTGACCTCGCCCCTCGTCCTCGCCGACGTGGTCGCCATCGCCCTTCTCGTCTTCGGCCTGTTCTGGCGCCGGGACGGCCGTCGCGAGCTCGTCGTCGCCTTCCTCACCGTCAACGTCGGGGTCCTGGCGGTCACCGCCGCCCTCTCCGACGGGACCGTCGGGGCGGGCCTCGGGCTCGGCCTGTTCGGCATCCTCTCCATCATCCGGCTGCGGTCGGAGGAGCTGACCCAGCGGGAGGTGGCCTACTACTTCGCCGCCCTGGCGCTCGGCCTGCTCGGCGGACTCACGATCACGAGCACGCTGCTCGGCATCGCCTTGATGACGGCGATCCTGGCGGCGGTGGCGATCGGCGACCACCCGCGGATCGCCGGACGCACGGTGAGTCAGGAGATGGTGCTGGACCAGGCCTGGACCGACCCGGCCGAGGCCACCGCGCGGGTCCGCACGCTGACCGGCATCCCGACCGCCACCGCCACCGTGGTCCGGGTCGACCTGGTCAACGACACCACCCTGGTGGTGGCCCGCTACCGGCCCGAGGACCGGCCGGCCGTCCGGGACGCCCCGGCGGAGGACACCGCACCGGCCCTGGCCGACACCTCCAGCCTCTACCTGGAGCGCAGCGCCCGATGA